From a single Apium graveolens cultivar Ventura unplaced genomic scaffold, ASM990537v1 ctg5284, whole genome shotgun sequence genomic region:
- the LOC141702577 gene encoding protein FAR1-RELATED SEQUENCE 5-like, which produces MGPKFRDCSSCGDSSHISRLVGDYVSNGGNSLSESEISVSRFNISHGGHKYYIPKYSGDISKPEVNQSFDSLEKGIEFYKEYGRLSRFNVRLNIEMKDDRDEIILRKYIICGRAGFNDLPRNLDESSSKIVKRRRTVSGRCGCKAICVFKRIGPTMNIGTSKSFTLMKEQVGGYGNIGASVHDFQNFNRDLRCYVGEADAQILLEKFKVLHETCESFYYAYDVDCEGHLTNLFWADATARRNYELNGDVVSFDATFNTNRYNMIFAPFTGVDKHDLCVTFAACLLCHAMKAAVPEVFKATNEYPATKHRLCMWHIIQKSPLKLGNRLCKETDFMEKMKKFIWSSTI; this is translated from the exons ATGGGACCAAAATTTCGAGACT GTTCCAGTTGCGGTGATTCGTCTCATATTAGCCGTTTAGTAGGTGATTATGTATCTAATGGCGGTAACAGTTTATCTGAAAGTGAGATTTCTGTTTCGCGTTTTAATATTTCACATGGTGGTCATAAGTATTACATTCCAAAGTATAGTGGTGATATTTCTAAACCAGAGGTTAATCAGAGTTTTGATAGTTTGGAAAAAGGTATTGAATTTTACAAGGAATATGGGAGGTTGTCTAGATTTAATGTGAGGTTGAATATTGAAATGAAAGATGATAGGGATGAaataattttgagaaaatatattATTTGTGGGAGAGCTGGTTTTAATGATCTGCCTAGAAATTTAGATGAAAGTTCTAGTAAAATTGTTAAGCGTAGGAGGACTGTTTCAGGGAGGTGCGGATGTAAAGCAATATGTGTTTTCAAACGTATTGGTCCGACAA TGAATATTGGTACTAGTAAATCTTTTACTTTGATGAAGGAACAGGTTGGTGGTTATGGCAATATTGGTGCTTCGGTacatgattttcagaattttaatagAGATTTAAGGTGTTATGTTGGTGAGGCTGATGCACAGATATTGCTGGAAAAGTTTAAAGTTTTACATGAGACATGTGAATCATTTTATTATGCATATGATGTTGATTGTGAGGGTCATTTAACGAATCTTTTTTGGGCTGATGCTACTGCTAGAAGAAATTATGAATTAAATGGAGATGTTGTATCCTTTGATGCTACATTTAATACAAATCG GTATAACATGATCTTTGCTCCTTTTACCGGTGTGGATAAACATGATCTATGTGTCACATTTGCTGCATGTCTTCTT TGTCATGCAATGAAAGCTGCTGTTCCTGAAGTTTTTAAAGCAACCAATGAATATCCTGCCACTAAGCATCGTTTATGCATGTGGCATATAATCCAGAAATCCCCTCTTAAG CTTGGCAATCGATTGTGTAAGGAAACTGACTTTatggagaagatgaagaaatttatCTGGTCTTCAACTATTTAG
- the LOC141702578 gene encoding protein FAR1-RELATED SEQUENCE 5-like, with the protein MAVTVYLKVRFLFRVLILHMVVISITLPKYSGDISKPEVNQSFDSLEKGIEFYKEYGRLSRFNVRLNIEMKDDRDEIILRKYIICGRAGFNDLPRNLDESSSKIVKRRRTVSGRCGCKAICVFQRIGPIMNIGTSKSLTLMKEQVGGYGNIGASADAQILLEKFKVLHETCESFYYAYDVDCEGHLTNLFWADATARRNYELNGDVVSFDATFNTNRYNMIFAPFTGVDKHDLCVTFAACLLCHAMKAAVPEVFKATNEYPATKHRLCMWHIIQKSPLKLGNRLCKETDFMEKMKKFIW; encoded by the exons ATGGCGGTAACAGTTTATCTGAAAGTGAGATTTCTGTTTCGCGTTTTAATATTACACATGGTGGTCATAAGTATTACACTTCCAAAGTATAGTGGTGATATTTCTAAACCAGAGGTTAATCAGAGTTTTGATAGTTTGGAAAAAGGTATTGAATTTTACAAGGAATATGGGAGGTTATCTAGATTTAATGTGAGGTTGAATATTGAAATGAAAGATGATAGGGATGAaataattttgagaaaatatattATTTGTGGGAGAGCTGGTTTTAATGATCTGCCTAGAAATTTAGATGAAAGTTCTAGTAAAATTGTTAAGCGTAGGAGGACTGTTTCAGGGAGGTGCGGATGTAAAGCAATATGTGTTTTCCAACGTATTGGTCCGATAA TGAATATTGGTACTAGTAAATCTCTTACTTTGATGAAGGAACAGGTTGGTGGTTATGGCAATATTGGTGCTTCG GCTGATGCACAGATATTGCTGGAAAAGTTTAAAGTTTTACATGAGACATGTGAATCATTTTATTATGCATATGATGTTGATTGTGAGGGTCATTTAACGAATCTTTTTTGGGCTGATGCTACTGCTAGAAGAAATTATGAATTAAATGGAGATGTTGTATCCTTTGATGCTACATTTAATACAAATCG GTATAACATGATCTTTGCTCCTTTTACCGGTGTGGATAAACATGATCTATGTGTCACATTTGCTGCATGTCTTCTT TGTCATGCAATGAAAGCTGCTGTTCCTGAAGTTTTTAAAGCAACCAATGAATATCCTGCCACTAAGCATCGTTTATGCATGTGGCATATAATCCAGAAATCCCCTCTTAAG CTTGGCAATCGATTGTGTAAGGAAACTGACTTTatggagaagatgaagaaatttatCTG GTGA